DNA sequence from the Xenopus tropicalis strain Nigerian chromosome 4, UCB_Xtro_10.0, whole genome shotgun sequence genome:
ttacctttctgtCCCTTTTAAATGGTTAACTAGTTTGTACAACTGCACAACTGCATTACCTATAATACCAGTATTCTGTGATTTatcaataattatataatattttttaacagAGACAGAGTCTAATAGAACAACTTCAGTCTAACTATCCTGACTCAGATGAGGATACTTGTTTTCCAGACAACCCACAAAGGAATATTTCTGTGGAGAACAATACCGAAGAAATTGTTATTGATCCACGTCTGGGGAATAATAGATGGTGCACATGTGGAAAATGTATTGTTATGCCTACAAGTGAAGAGTCTGTTTGTTGTCAGGAGATAGAAAAAGTGGCTTCTGAAATTCCCGAAAACTTTACTTGTATTACTTCAAACCAGTTGTTTCACATAATGTGTTTAGACCAAAGAATAGCCAATATACATTATGTTATGATTACCAACCAACCAATTCAAGAGGATCTAAGTTTGCACCATaggtaaatattttctttttaattttttctaaatgtattttgttaataATTAAgactgatgccacatgtggcgtagGGCGGATTTTTTCTGCCTGAATGAATgtaatacactcgggtgcaggcacatgtagccgatatacacatgaaaacgccagactttgcattctctcgtgttttcatgtgtatatcggctacatgtgcctgcaactgagcgtattccattaatttggctgcaggcacaagtagcaggcgtagggctgaattttcggcaagcgtttttcggcaaAACGCTTGCcggaaaaatcagccctacgccacgtgtggcatcagcctcatAGTGTCTTTTTTGATTTTCAGAAATCTGCGGAGAACAGCATATCGAAGCTTTACTTCATGGATACATGGATTTCTTGGAAAAGGAGTACGCATTGCCATACCATCATGTGCTGTTGCTGCTGTTCGTGAAGCCTACCCTGATCCTAAGGGGAATTATGTTGGTTTTGTAAAAATGAGGGATTATTGTGCAATGGATATggcttttgatttttaaaaaagaagcacATTTTTTCATTAATACTGTACATATACTATGGTTTTCTCTCAGTTTTACTCtcagcaataaaacatttttccattagactttgtgtttgtttgtttttttgtaatctGTGATCACtaacatgatatacagtatagaatgttatataataatatatactcaTTGTACACTTCCTAATATGCATTAAAAGTTGGTAGCTAAATATAATGCATGTAATCAGAGCTTTACTAAAAGAACATTGATTAATTTTGTAATCGTAATTATAAATATGGAGTATAATATTATTCACTTGTAAGCATCTAATGCAGATATTACAAATTATCCATAGTGTCTTTTCCAAAAAAGCACTTTTTAATTTCATAAAACACTCTCTATATATGTGTCCAAATACAAATATGGAAAGTGTTTGTTTTTGGGTAATGATTacttgtgtttatatttataaatgtactaCATAAACtgtcaaataaatacaaaaatgtatagCATTTTATAGATaactttaataaataacaaatctttttttttttttttaagaattattacatttacaaacaatcaactgtaaataatctcaagctgcaggcataccttcagttgtctcagtagtgccctaaagtctccccatatttctcctgttcagataatctgaagcctcataggaaaaatcTATTTCACATAATGCTTTGCTCCAGCACCAAGACTAAGTACATTGTACATGGTCAATTtgaaagactatggggctgatttact
Encoded proteins:
- the LOC116410463 gene encoding P2X purinoceptor 7-like, whose translation is MPTSEESVCCQEIEKVASEIPENFTCITSNQLFHIMCLDQRIANIHYVMITNQPIQEDLSLHHRNLRRTAYRSFTSWIHGFLGKGVRIAIPSCAVAAVREAYPDPKGNYVGFVKMRDYCAMDMAFDF